AAAAGAAGTTGCCAAATCTTTAACCGAATTTACCGAAGATATCAGATTAGTTAGTCGAAATCCACAAAAGGTAAATCCTAATGATGAGTTGCTGAGTGCAGATCTCACCAATGCTGACGATGTAATGAAAGCGGTTGCAGGTTCAGAGATTGTCTATCTCACAGTAGGCTTTCCATATAATTATAAGGTTTGGAAAGAGAACTGGCCCAAAACAATGGATAATGTAATTAAAGCATGTATCGAAAATGGTTGTAAGCTGGTGTACTTTGACAATATCTATATGTACGATCAAGATCATTTGAGTCCTATGGATGAACAAACTCCCATCAATCCACCAAGTGAGAAAGGGAAAGTTCGCGCTTGGATTACAGATGTGCTAATGAGTAATATTAATGAAGGAAAGATAAATGCATTAATCGCTCGCTCGGCAGATTTTTATGGACCTGCAATCGGGCAAAACAGTGTGCTTACAGAAACTGTTTTCAACAATTTTGCAAAGGGTAAAACAGCTAATTGGTTAGGTAATCTCAATTGCAAACACTCTTTTACATATACTCCCGATGCTGGCAAAGCCACTGCATTATTAGGCAATACTGATGATGCTTATGGAGAAGTGTGGCATTTACCAACAGCCTCAAATCCGCCAACTGGCAAGGAGTGGATAGATATGATTGCGGCTGAATTCGGTGTAAAACCAAAGGTACAAGTAGCAGGCAAATTCATTGTAAAAATAATGGGTTGGTTCAATCCTTTAATGAAAGAATTGTATGAAATGCTCTACCAAGTTGATAGAGACTATGTGTTTAACAGCTCAAAATTTGAAAAGCGATTCGACTTTAAGCCTACGCCTTACAAAGAAGGAATTAAAAAAGTAATTGCTAAAGATTACTCATGAAATCGTCATGATAAACCATTTCACCTTGTCCATTTTGTAGACTAACTTCATCTATAAAACCTCTGCCTTTAAAACCTATAACCAAGCCGACAATCTTGCCCAAACCTTTATTGAAAGTAGTTTCTAATACAGAGTTATTGTTAACTTTTAAAATAGCGTGTTTGTCTTGCACTGTTATATCGAAATCGTTCCACTGGTTTACATCTACACCAAAGCCAGAAAGATCGTTTGTTTTTCCATCGATGTATTTATTGCCAATTTTCATGTTTGCATTGCCTACACATCCAGGTTCTGTAAGCCCCATGAAATAGATGTGGTCTTCGCATAATATTCTGATTTCCAGACTAGAGCAAACCTCTTTGTCTGTACTGTCGCATCTTACTTTGGTATTAAAATGAAAATCTGTGCTCTGTATATTGCCAAAGTCTTTTACATTATTGAATACAAGAATATAAGGTTTGTTCAAATCCGTTTTAGCATCAGAAATCTGTTTCTCAGAAGCTTGTAACATGCCATCTTTTATAAGATCATCATCGAGATAATATGGAATATCTTGATAATCTGAATGTGCTGTGTAAGCTTTCCAGCCATCTGTAGTAATGTGAATGCGATGCACTTTTAGGATGGAATCATTAGCGATGAGCTTGGCTTTATGGAAACCCGGATAATAGTAAATGCTTGAAAAATGCTTGCCTTCGGGATTAATCGCTTCTTTGTTTTGCGCATTCCAAGATTGCTGAATAAAAAAACTATCCGCTTTTATATTGGCAACATCATAATCAAAAATTACCGAGTTTGGCACTCCACTAGAAACTGTTTTATTTGCTGCGAAGTTGAATGGCCCGTTAATTTGTAAACTGCTTTTGCTGTCTTCCTTGGTAAAACTCCAATACAAAAAACCGGTAAGTAAAAGTGTAACTACTACTGCAAGAGGTAATAATTTCTTTTGCAGTTTTTGTGGGTGAATTTCTTGAACTTTTGGTTGTGTTTGATGTGCTAGTTTAAAATCATTCCACTCCTTAAAACCCAATATTGAGACTAAGGCATTTAATGTGCTAGGGTGAGGTTGTTTTACATCGGTTGCCCATAATCTTTTCATGGTTGACAGACTCAACACTACCCCAGATGCTTCTTCGATCATTACAGATAAGTAATTGAAGTCTCGTTGCTTCAATTTTACCTGTTTCTGGTCTGGATAGAGCTTTTTTTCTATCAGGTTTCTGCAAAGGGCTAAATATTGGCTGTCAGACATAGGGTTTTTCTAAAAAGCTGCGATTTGAACGCTAAATGAACTCTACTTGAACGACTTTTCAAATCGGTTAAACCTTCATTTGTAAGGTAAATTATCTGAAATTTAAAAGAGTTCAAACATGAAAAAATCTTTTTTTATACTGTTGGTAGTATTATTTCCTGTGTGGTCTATAGCCCAGCAAACACAAGTGCCATTTTCTTCTGATAGATGGAAGTTTGAAGAAGCCGAATATCAACTAGAAAATTACAAAGGCCAAGAAAGTATCTTATTAAAATCTGGTGGACTGTACTTAAAAGACTTTGAGTTTCTAAATGGAACCATAGAAGTAGACATCAATTTTCCAGAGCATAGGGCTTTCCATGATGTGATTTTTAGGATAAAGGATTTTAGTAACTACGAATCTTTTTATGTTCGCCCACATCAGTCTGGCAACCCAGATGCAAACCAATATACACCGGTTTTTAATGGTTTAGCTGGTTGGCAATTATATTATGGAGATCGTTATGCTACGCCAGTTAATTACACATTTGATGAATGGCATAAGATAAAAATTGTGGTTTTGGGAACCCAAACCCAGATATATTTTGATGATATGGAGAAACCTATTTTGCATGTAGAAGAATTGAAAAGGGGAGAAGAAAGTGGTTCTATTGGATTGTTCACTTTTATGGGGCCAGTTCATTATGCTAATTTTAAATATTCTCAAACCACACCAACTTTATTACCAGATGATGTGGAAATCCCCATTTTAGAAGAGACGGTGGTTAAAAATTGGATGGTGTCAAATGTAACTAACAAAGAGACATTAGGTGAAGGAACAGTTTTACATCAAAGCTTAACTGAAAAGTTGACATGGAATGAATATCCAGTAGAGTCGGAAGGCATTCTCAATCTAGCAAAGTATACCAAGATATCAGAAATAGATAACATCGTGCTGGCATCGATAGATATTTATTCAGAAACTGATCAAACCAAAAAGGTTTATTTCGGCTACAGTGATATTGCCAAAGTTTTTTTTAATGGCAATGCGATATACGAAGGGCAAAGGATTTTTAGGTCTAGAGATTATCGCTATTTGGGTACAATTGGCTTGTTTGATGGCTTATACTTACCACTTAAAAAAGGGAAAAATACGCTTACATTTGGCATTTTGGAAAATATGGGTGGTTGGGGAGTAAAAGCTCAATTCGAAAACATGGAGGGTATTTCTCTCACGCAATAATTGATTGCTAGTGTAACACTTTTCATTCAACTAATATCAACATTAAGCGAATAGATAAGCAGGTAGATGTTTATAGAATTTGATAATCAGGCTGAAAAAGCGTATTTTCAATTTAACTGTATGTGCAAAATGCTACGGTGTAAAATGGAAATGAAATGATTAGCAATTCATATAAATTGGCCAGAATTATTGGTCTGGTCAGCCTGTTTGTTTGCCTGATATTTTTTGTTTGGTTTTTTGTGTTTTATGAAGCCCTGGTAGACTATAACACAGAAGTAAAACCGATACTCAATAAAAAATGCATTACCTGTCATGGTGGAGTTAAAAAGTCTGCCGAATTCAGTCTGCTTTTCCAAAATGAAGCTTTAGCACCTACAAAATCTGGGCATCCGGCAATTATACCCGGCGATGCTAGCCATAGCGAGTTTATAAAGCGGATTACCCACCAAGACCCCGAAGAAAGAATGCCTCCTGAAAGTCCGCCGCTAAGTGCAGAAGAAATTGATGTACTTACCAGATGGATTGATCAAGGAGCGAATTGGGGAGAACATTGGGCTTACAAGACAATTACAGAAGTTCCAGTGCCTGAACCGGAAAGTTTTTTTGCAGGCTTTTCTAAGTCTGATGTTGGCAATTGGGTACGAAATGATATTGACCGATTTGTGCTGAGTAAATTGCAAGAAGAGAAATTGCAGCCTTCTAAACAGGCTAATCCGGCAGTATTGGCAAGAAGGGTGAGTTTAGATTTAATTGGTTTACCTCCACCAAAACATCTGTATCAGACATACATGCAAAATCCTGATGATGCAGCTTATGAATTGTTGATAGATAGCTTATTGGCGCAACCTGCATTTGGAGAACGTTGGGCTTCCATGTGGCTCGATCTTGCGAGATATGCAGATTCTAAAGGTTATGAAAAAGACTCCGAACGTACTATCTGGAAATACCGCGATTGGGTAATCAAAGCTTTTAACGAAGACAAACCATTCGATCAGTTTACGATAGAGCAGTTAGCGGGAGATTTATTGCCAAACCCAACTGATGAGCAATTATTGGCAACTGGTTTCCATCGCAATACAATGAACAATGATGAAGGTGGAACCGATGATGAAGAGTTTCGCGTTGCTGCGGTGCTCGATCGAGTAAATACCACAATGGATACTTGGATGGGCACAACTTTCGCCTGTGTGCAGTGTCATAGCCATCCTTATGATCCTTTTAAACAAGAAGAATATTACCAGTTTTATGCTTTCTTCAACAATTCTCAGGATGAAGATGTGCCGGGTGAATATCCCAATATCAGGTTTTATGAAAAGCCTGAAGATCAGGCGAAAATCGATAGTCTGAAAAACTGGGTGTTAGCACATACACAATCGGAAGAGCAAGTAAAAGAACTGGATTACTTCTTAAAAACCATCGAACCTAAAGTGCAGCCACATGCTTTTGATACCATTGTGAAAGGTGCTTTAATTGATAACAAATACCTTGGTGTAGAAGCCGGAGGTTTTGCCCGTTTGCCATCATTCCATCTACAAAATTATGATAAACTTTTGCTGAGATATGGTGCTCAAAATGCAGGAGGCACAGTTGAAATTCGCTTAGATGGTTTAAATGGTGAGTTAATTACAACGATTCCTGTAAAATCAAATGGAACAAACTGGGGCTTTAAAGCCGATTTGGTCGATTTGAAAGCTATAGAAGGTGTGCACGATTTGTACTTTGTGTTTGATGGCAAACCGGGCTATGTATGGAGTATGGAATGGATGCTTTTTATGAAGAGCTTACCGGGAGAAGAAGATATGGAGTTTGCTAGACATGAAAAACTGTTAACAGCACTCACTGATGCAGAAGTAAAAAGGAGTCCGATAATGTTAGATCATCCATCAGACTTTAAAAGAAAAACCCATGTATTTGAAAGAGGCAATTGGACAGCACATGGTGAAGAAGTAAAAGCCGGAACACCTGATTTTCTACATCCATTAACTACTCGAAATGGACAAAGCGAAGCCGACAGACTTGATTTGGCAAATTGGATCATGAGTCCAGAAAATCCATTAACTGCAAGAGTAATAGTGAATCGGTTTTGGGAGCAGCTTTTCGGTAAAGGGATTTTAGAAACCACCGAAGATTTTGGAACACAGGGAGAAAAACCATCGCATCCAGAATTACTCGAATGGCTCGCTTGGAATTTTATGCACGATTATAAATGGAGTATGAAAATGCTGTTGAAAGAAATAGTGCTTTCTTCTACCTATAGGCAAGACTCAAAAGTAAATAACGAATTGCTCGCAAAAGACCCTGCTAACAGGTTGCTTGCACGAGGTCCTCGATTTAGATTGAGTGGAGAACAGGTGCGCGATCAGGCATTGGCAGTAAGCGGTTTGCTCAGCGATAAAATGTATGGCAAAGGAGTAATGCCTCCACAGCCAGAAGGTGTTTGGCAAGTAATTTACAGTGGTCTCAAATGGAAAACCAGTGATGGCGAAGATCGCTACAGGAGAGCAGTATATACTTTTTGGCGGAGAACGAGCCCATATCCTTCTATGATTTCTTTTGATGCACCAAGCCGTGAATTTTGTGTACCTAGAAGAATTAGAACCAATACGCCTTTGCAATCTTTGGTCACCTTAAATGATCCAGTCTACATAGAAACGGCCATTGCTTTAGCGCAAAAAATGCTGAAAGATTCAGATATAAATGTAGCAATTGAAATGGGTTATCAAGAGGCCATGCTGAAAGAAATTAGCACAGAGAAGAAAGCCGCTTTGCAAGATTTATGGCATGAGGCTTATGCCTTCTACCAAGAAAATGATAGTGCTGTAGTCAACTTGCTCAACTTCCCAAAAGCTTACGATGAACCAGAGAATGAAAAGCAGCCAAGCAACAAAGGCATGGAGGGCAAAGTGAATCTTGAAACGGCAAATATTGAATCAAGTGAATTGCCCGATAAATGTGAAGGAGATTGTGAAAAGCTCGCTGCTATGACGGTGGTGGCAAATGCCATTTTAAATATGGATGAATTTTTAACTAAGGAATGAAATGAAAAACATCGACAACATACTCAAAGAGTTACAATATAAATCTCTAGAACAAACTACCAGAAGGCACTTTTTACGCAATTGCACTACCGGTTTAGGCAGCATTGCACTGGGTACTATGTTGGGCAGTTGTGTAGGTGGTTCTGGAAACAAAGTACAGTCAGCTTCTCAACAAGTTGGTAACGCTTTAGCTTCCAAGGCTTCGCATTTTGTACCTAAAGCCAAAAGGGTGATTTATCTACACATGGCTGGCTCACCTTCACAGTTGGAGTTGTTCGATTACAAACCTGAACTAGCAAAGCTGCATGGTTTGGAGTGTCCACCTTCTTTGCTAGAAGGGAAGAAATTCGCCTTTATTCGAGGGGTTCCAAAAATGTTGGGTCCCATTGCCGATTTTAAGCAACACGGAGATTCTGGTGCATGGATTTCTAATCGTTTGCCGCATTTCACTCAAAAAGCCGATAAGGTGAGTTTCTTAAAAGCCATGCATACCGATGAGTTCAATCACGCTCCCGCACAATTACTCATGCATACCGGAACTCCAAGATTAGGCAGACCAAGTATCGGTTCGTGGGTTTCTTATGGGCTTGGCACTGAAAATGAAAACTTGCCGGGTTTTATCGTGCTTTGTTCGGGAGGAAATACACCAAGTGCAGGCAAAAGTGTGTGGGGAAGTGGCTTTTTACCTACGGTGTATCAAGGTGTGCAATGCCGATCTAAAGGCGATCCGGTTTTGTATACGGGCAATCCAGATGGAATGAGTCGAGATTTGCGTAAAAAGTCCATTGATGCGATTAACCGAATCAATCAGGAGAATTACAATGAGGTAAATGATCCTGAAATATTATCTCGAATTTCTCAATACGAGATGGCTTTTAAAATGCAGATGTCTGTGCCCGAAGCGATGGATATTTCTAAAGAGCCGGAATACATCCACGAAATGTATGGAACAGAACCGGGTAAAGCTTCTTTTGCTAATAACTGTTTGTTGGCTAGAAGGCTAGCAGAAAAAAATGTGCGCTTCATCCAATTGTATCATTGGGGTTGGGATTCTCACGGTTCAGGTAAAGATGGTTCTTTGGAACACGGTTTTGTTGATCGTTGCAACGAAGTAGACAAACCAATGACCGCTTTACTTTCCGATTTGGAACAACGTGGAATGCTAGATGAAACTTTGGTGGTTTGGGGTGGTGAATTTGGTAGAACTCCTATGCAAGAAAACCGCGAAGGCAAACAAATGGCTTTTTATGGTCGCGATCATCATACAGAAGCATTTACTATCTGGATGGCAGGAGGTGGAGTAAAAGAAGGATTTACATTCGGTGAAACTGATGAAATCGGTTATTACGGGGTAAAAGATCGTGTGCATATTCACGATTTGCACGCGACGATACTGCATCTTTTAGGTATGGATCACGAAAGTCTCACTTATCATTTTCAAGGCAGAGATTTTAGATTAACTGATGTAGCGGGAAATGTTGTAAAAGACATTCTTGCTTAATTATCTTTATTTCAATTTTTAAATTTAAATGAATTGATTATCAAAACACTAATCGACCTAGGAAGCATTTTCGTTTAAAATTTTTGGAGTATTTGCGTTAAAAAATATCCGCTGTTTGAACGAAGTGAGCGTCAGTCGCTGCTGTTTCGGAGATTTTAGCAAAAGCGTAAAAAATTTAGTAAATGCTTTCGCAGTCTTGATCTTTTGGCGGTCGGTCGCTGCCGTACTTTTATATCAAGATAAAAGTACAGTATTTTAATTATCAGTAGTTTATGTTGATTTAAATTTTTTTAATCAAAAATCTCAAGTGAATTTTAACCACTCTTTAAACTTTTTAAACCCCAAGGCGTCTAAAGGTAAATAAAAGCTAATTACCCATGCTTAGAACTATTTACCTTTCAATCATTGCTATTTTTTTAAGTGCCTCTTGTACCGAAGATGGCACAGATGTTTCACCAATCGGAAATGATACCAGCGAGTTGTACTTTCCGCCATTAACTGGCAGCACTTGGGAAACCGTTTCCCCAG
This window of the Chondrinema litorale genome carries:
- a CDS encoding DUF1553 domain-containing protein; protein product: MISNSYKLARIIGLVSLFVCLIFFVWFFVFYEALVDYNTEVKPILNKKCITCHGGVKKSAEFSLLFQNEALAPTKSGHPAIIPGDASHSEFIKRITHQDPEERMPPESPPLSAEEIDVLTRWIDQGANWGEHWAYKTITEVPVPEPESFFAGFSKSDVGNWVRNDIDRFVLSKLQEEKLQPSKQANPAVLARRVSLDLIGLPPPKHLYQTYMQNPDDAAYELLIDSLLAQPAFGERWASMWLDLARYADSKGYEKDSERTIWKYRDWVIKAFNEDKPFDQFTIEQLAGDLLPNPTDEQLLATGFHRNTMNNDEGGTDDEEFRVAAVLDRVNTTMDTWMGTTFACVQCHSHPYDPFKQEEYYQFYAFFNNSQDEDVPGEYPNIRFYEKPEDQAKIDSLKNWVLAHTQSEEQVKELDYFLKTIEPKVQPHAFDTIVKGALIDNKYLGVEAGGFARLPSFHLQNYDKLLLRYGAQNAGGTVEIRLDGLNGELITTIPVKSNGTNWGFKADLVDLKAIEGVHDLYFVFDGKPGYVWSMEWMLFMKSLPGEEDMEFARHEKLLTALTDAEVKRSPIMLDHPSDFKRKTHVFERGNWTAHGEEVKAGTPDFLHPLTTRNGQSEADRLDLANWIMSPENPLTARVIVNRFWEQLFGKGILETTEDFGTQGEKPSHPELLEWLAWNFMHDYKWSMKMLLKEIVLSSTYRQDSKVNNELLAKDPANRLLARGPRFRLSGEQVRDQALAVSGLLSDKMYGKGVMPPQPEGVWQVIYSGLKWKTSDGEDRYRRAVYTFWRRTSPYPSMISFDAPSREFCVPRRIRTNTPLQSLVTLNDPVYIETAIALAQKMLKDSDINVAIEMGYQEAMLKEISTEKKAALQDLWHEAYAFYQENDSAVVNLLNFPKAYDEPENEKQPSNKGMEGKVNLETANIESSELPDKCEGDCEKLAAMTVVANAILNMDEFLTKE
- a CDS encoding NAD-dependent epimerase/dehydratase family protein produces the protein MSKQTILGAGGVIGKEVAKSLTEFTEDIRLVSRNPQKVNPNDELLSADLTNADDVMKAVAGSEIVYLTVGFPYNYKVWKENWPKTMDNVIKACIENGCKLVYFDNIYMYDQDHLSPMDEQTPINPPSEKGKVRAWITDVLMSNINEGKINALIARSADFYGPAIGQNSVLTETVFNNFAKGKTANWLGNLNCKHSFTYTPDAGKATALLGNTDDAYGEVWHLPTASNPPTGKEWIDMIAAEFGVKPKVQVAGKFIVKIMGWFNPLMKELYEMLYQVDRDYVFNSSKFEKRFDFKPTPYKEGIKKVIAKDYS
- a CDS encoding DUF1501 domain-containing protein, translated to MKNIDNILKELQYKSLEQTTRRHFLRNCTTGLGSIALGTMLGSCVGGSGNKVQSASQQVGNALASKASHFVPKAKRVIYLHMAGSPSQLELFDYKPELAKLHGLECPPSLLEGKKFAFIRGVPKMLGPIADFKQHGDSGAWISNRLPHFTQKADKVSFLKAMHTDEFNHAPAQLLMHTGTPRLGRPSIGSWVSYGLGTENENLPGFIVLCSGGNTPSAGKSVWGSGFLPTVYQGVQCRSKGDPVLYTGNPDGMSRDLRKKSIDAINRINQENYNEVNDPEILSRISQYEMAFKMQMSVPEAMDISKEPEYIHEMYGTEPGKASFANNCLLARRLAEKNVRFIQLYHWGWDSHGSGKDGSLEHGFVDRCNEVDKPMTALLSDLEQRGMLDETLVVWGGEFGRTPMQENREGKQMAFYGRDHHTEAFTIWMAGGGVKEGFTFGETDEIGYYGVKDRVHIHDLHATILHLLGMDHESLTYHFQGRDFRLTDVAGNVVKDILA